One window from the genome of Alkalihalobacillus sp. LMS6 encodes:
- a CDS encoding HicB family protein: protein MGQGSYISFYDLRVRKVFNWLGATEMMVELMGLEECVGFGDTFLEAKKNLNESIIVWEQTYGKESFPPHLQRPQIIWIDAPMDKSEFAFINHELLALEQG from the coding sequence ATGGGCCAGGGCAGCTACATCTCTTTCTATGATTTACGTGTAAGGAAAGTATTTAATTGGCTCGGAGCGACTGAAATGATGGTCGAACTCATGGGGTTAGAAGAATGCGTAGGGTTTGGCGATACGTTTCTAGAAGCCAAAAAAAACCTTAATGAGAGCATTATTGTATGGGAACAAACATATGGGAAAGAGAGTTTCCCTCCACATTTGCAAAGACCGCAAATTATCTGGATTGATGCCCCAATGGATAAATCCGAATTTGCGTTTATTAATCATGAGCTATTAGCGTTAGAACAAGGGTAA
- the cysK gene encoding cysteine synthase A: protein MKVVNNVAELIGETPLIRLNKLGDSKGAAVYLKLEMFNPSGSVKDRAAYSMIVQAEKDGLLKEGSTIIEPTSGNTGIGLAMNAAARGYRAILVMPDTMSQERINLLKAYGAEVVLTEGDKKMPGAIDKAKQLVEEIPGAYMPMQFENEANPDAHRKTTAYEIKHSLDSIGVSLSGFVAASGTGGTITGTGETLKEFYPDAIIHVVEPAGSPVLSGGKPGPHKLVGTSPGFIPSILNQTVYDEIRRIDDENAYKTTRDLARLEGILVGPSSGAACFAALELAKTMSPDDHVVAIACDTGERYLSTDLFQFED, encoded by the coding sequence ATGAAAGTCGTAAATAATGTTGCTGAATTAATTGGAGAAACGCCGCTAATTCGTTTAAACAAATTAGGCGATTCAAAGGGAGCAGCCGTCTACTTAAAACTAGAAATGTTTAACCCGAGCGGCAGCGTGAAAGACCGTGCAGCTTATTCGATGATTGTACAAGCAGAAAAAGATGGCTTATTAAAAGAAGGTTCAACAATTATTGAACCAACTTCAGGAAATACTGGTATTGGTCTGGCGATGAATGCAGCCGCCAGAGGATATCGCGCCATTTTAGTGATGCCAGACACAATGAGTCAAGAACGTATAAACTTGCTTAAGGCTTATGGAGCTGAAGTCGTTTTAACCGAAGGCGATAAAAAAATGCCAGGTGCCATTGATAAAGCAAAACAACTAGTTGAAGAAATTCCTGGTGCATACATGCCAATGCAGTTTGAAAACGAAGCAAACCCGGATGCGCATCGAAAAACTACCGCTTATGAAATAAAACATAGCCTTGATTCAATCGGTGTTAGCCTATCCGGTTTTGTCGCTGCTTCAGGAACTGGTGGAACCATCACCGGAACTGGCGAGACATTAAAGGAATTCTACCCAGATGCAATTATTCATGTTGTTGAGCCTGCAGGTTCTCCTGTATTATCCGGTGGCAAACCTGGTCCTCACAAGCTTGTGGGAACAAGCCCTGGCTTTATTCCATCAATCTTAAATCAAACCGTTTATGATGAAATTAGACGCATCGATGATGAAAATGCATACAAGACGACACGTGATTTAGCTCGATTAGAAGGCATTCTAGTTGGTCCTTCATCAGGGGCTGCCTGCTTTGCTGCGCTAGAACTAGCAAAAACAATGTCTCCTGATGACCATGTCGTTGCGATTGCGTGCGATACAGGCGAACGTTATTTATCAACAGATTTATTTCAGTTTGAAGACTAA
- a CDS encoding DeoR family transcriptional regulator, with amino-acid sequence MQTSTDRMLTRIKSIYLYIKQKGTVTTNELVEEFGITQRTVQRDLNVLEYNNLVVSSARGKWKATSKKTKVS; translated from the coding sequence TTGCAAACTTCAACTGATCGTATGCTGACTCGAATTAAGTCCATCTACTTGTACATCAAACAGAAGGGAACTGTCACGACGAATGAATTAGTTGAAGAGTTCGGCATCACTCAACGAACCGTGCAGCGAGACTTAAATGTACTTGAATATAACAATTTGGTCGTTAGCTCAGCACGAGGCAAATGGAAAGCAACAAGTAAAAAAACAAAAGTATCATAA
- a CDS encoding pseudouridine synthase yields MRLDKLLANAGYGSRAEVKKILKHGAVHVNGTQVKDPKTQVDPDQDSIQVSGDEVEYKEYVYIMLNKPKNVLSATEDRVHKTVIDLVSAEYGHYPLFPIGRLDLDTEGLILLTNDGQYSHELMSPKKHVGKLYRAEIRGSVTEEDVRAFEQGVTLKDGYTTKPAQLEIKQADEWSIVHVEVSEGKYHQVKRMFEAVGKQVIELERLRIGSLWMDEKLPRGHFRELTSEERLMAKTNQKKDL; encoded by the coding sequence ATGAGATTGGATAAACTCCTCGCGAATGCAGGTTATGGATCACGTGCAGAGGTGAAAAAAATACTTAAACACGGCGCTGTTCATGTTAATGGAACACAGGTGAAAGATCCAAAAACTCAGGTCGATCCAGATCAGGACTCAATTCAAGTAAGTGGGGATGAGGTTGAGTACAAAGAATACGTCTACATCATGTTGAATAAGCCAAAAAATGTTCTTTCCGCAACAGAGGACCGTGTGCATAAAACCGTGATTGATTTAGTGTCAGCAGAGTATGGACATTACCCGCTTTTCCCTATAGGACGCTTGGATCTGGATACAGAGGGACTCATCCTATTAACAAATGATGGGCAATATTCCCATGAATTGATGTCACCAAAAAAACATGTAGGGAAACTGTATCGTGCTGAAATTAGAGGAAGCGTTACGGAAGAAGATGTTCGAGCGTTTGAACAAGGCGTAACGTTAAAGGATGGCTACACGACTAAGCCTGCACAATTAGAAATAAAACAAGCGGATGAATGGTCGATCGTACATGTAGAAGTTTCGGAAGGGAAATATCACCAAGTAAAGCGTATGTTTGAAGCGGTAGGGAAACAAGTAATTGAGCTTGAGAGATTAAGAATTGGCTCATTGTGGATGGATGAAAAATTGCCCCGCGGCCATTTTCGTGAATTAACGTCTGAAGAACGTCTCATGGCCAAAACAAACCAAAAAAAAGACCTATAA
- the rodA gene encoding rod shape-determining protein RodA, which translates to MERKQHGLDYTLLFLVFLLMCISLLAIYSGAGQYFNEDPTYFVVRQVIWYGIGALIIAGVMLVDFDHFKFLTIPLYGIGMILLLAVEFFGTERNGAQRWIFGIQPSEFMKIFLILALAHLLYRLTSERSDFTVKADFILLAKVLAVSVPPFFLILKQPDLGTALVVAAVIATMVLMSGIRWKILFSLVGIVVAFLAFMVYMHQAHFEFFSEYLIEPHQLSRIYGWLTPDEDTSGIGYQLNQAILGIGSGQLFGSGFMEGLQTQGDAIPEIHTDFIFTVIGEEFGFLGAMVLLVVYFLLFYRMIMIALTCNNLFGTYLVSGVIGLLVFQVFQNIAMTIGLMPITGLALPFISYGGSALLTNMLAVGIVLNVHYRTREYMFKSKEAYS; encoded by the coding sequence ATGGAACGAAAACAACATGGTCTTGATTACACACTTTTGTTCCTCGTATTTTTATTAATGTGTATTAGCTTGCTCGCTATATATAGTGGGGCTGGACAATACTTTAATGAAGATCCGACATACTTTGTTGTGAGGCAGGTCATTTGGTACGGGATTGGCGCCTTAATTATTGCGGGGGTTATGCTCGTTGATTTTGATCACTTTAAATTTTTAACGATCCCGTTATACGGTATCGGCATGATCCTGTTATTAGCAGTTGAATTTTTTGGGACGGAAAGAAATGGGGCGCAGCGGTGGATTTTTGGCATTCAGCCGTCTGAATTCATGAAGATTTTCCTCATTTTGGCGTTAGCCCATTTGCTTTATCGTTTAACGAGCGAGCGAAGTGATTTTACTGTAAAAGCAGATTTTATTTTGTTGGCTAAAGTGCTTGCTGTGAGTGTTCCACCGTTTTTCCTTATTTTAAAACAACCAGATTTAGGAACAGCGTTAGTGGTAGCGGCGGTTATTGCAACGATGGTCTTAATGTCAGGGATTCGCTGGAAAATTTTGTTCTCCTTAGTGGGGATCGTGGTCGCCTTCTTGGCATTCATGGTGTATATGCATCAAGCTCACTTTGAGTTTTTTAGCGAATACTTAATTGAACCTCACCAACTATCAAGAATTTATGGCTGGCTAACGCCGGATGAGGATACAAGTGGGATTGGTTATCAATTAAACCAAGCCATCCTTGGCATCGGTTCTGGACAGTTGTTTGGTAGTGGGTTTATGGAAGGCTTACAAACACAAGGTGATGCGATTCCTGAAATACACACAGACTTTATTTTCACTGTTATTGGGGAAGAGTTTGGCTTTCTCGGAGCGATGGTGTTGCTCGTTGTTTATTTCTTATTGTTTTATCGCATGATTATGATTGCTTTAACATGCAATAACTTATTTGGCACGTACCTTGTATCAGGCGTTATTGGTCTGCTTGTGTTTCAAGTGTTTCAAAATATCGCCATGACCATTGGCTTAATGCCGATTACAGGTCTTGCGCTTCCGTTTATAAGCTATGGAGGTAGTGCCTTATTAACAAATATGCTAGCGGTAGGGATCGTACTAAACGTCCACTACAGAACGAGAGAATATATGTTTAAAAGCAAAGAAGCGTATAGCTGA
- the ftsW gene encoding putative lipid II flippase FtsW yields the protein MNYSFRKDNDWLLIGATVVLALFGLLMVYSASYVEGYIRENPYHYVTRQGMWLGLSTVAFIILMHFQYRHFQKITPLIILASFILLVLVLVIGMGEEVGSSRWIRFGPIGLQPSEFVKLGLIIYLAHVYSRKQAYIDDFVNGVMPPLIVVGVMFGLVMLQPDLGTATSIMLTAILLVIISGARWRHLIGLVIVGGVVFSALALLEPYRLQRLVSFMNPFEDLSGSGYQLIHGYLAISNGGFTGLGLGESMQKLRNLPEGHTDFILTIISEELGFLGIALVFICYGIILFRGVSIGTKCKSPFGSLLAFGIVFSIAIQIIFNVGAISGMLPITGVTLPLVSYGGTSLLVTLLSIAILANIHQNNERQKRKQENDESLSA from the coding sequence ATGAATTATTCCTTTCGTAAAGATAATGATTGGCTTTTAATTGGTGCAACCGTAGTGTTGGCATTGTTTGGTTTATTAATGGTCTATAGCGCTAGTTATGTAGAAGGCTATATTCGTGAGAATCCATACCATTATGTAACGAGGCAAGGAATGTGGCTAGGTTTATCAACTGTAGCGTTTATTATTTTAATGCATTTTCAATACAGACATTTTCAGAAAATCACACCACTTATCATTCTCGCTTCTTTTATTTTATTAGTCTTAGTGCTTGTCATTGGAATGGGTGAAGAAGTTGGTTCAAGTCGGTGGATTCGTTTTGGCCCAATTGGATTACAGCCATCTGAATTTGTTAAATTAGGGTTAATTATATATTTAGCACATGTGTATTCTCGAAAACAAGCGTATATCGATGATTTTGTAAATGGTGTCATGCCGCCGTTAATTGTAGTCGGTGTCATGTTTGGCCTCGTCATGCTACAGCCGGATTTAGGGACAGCAACTTCCATTATGTTAACAGCCATTCTACTTGTAATTATTTCTGGTGCAAGATGGCGGCATTTAATTGGTTTAGTGATTGTTGGCGGAGTTGTCTTTTCGGCGTTGGCTTTGCTTGAACCATACCGATTACAGCGATTAGTGTCGTTTATGAATCCGTTTGAAGATTTATCTGGAAGTGGGTATCAGTTGATTCACGGGTATTTAGCGATTTCAAACGGCGGATTCACTGGATTAGGTTTAGGTGAGAGCATGCAGAAGTTGCGAAATTTACCTGAAGGGCATACCGATTTTATTTTAACCATCATCTCAGAAGAGTTGGGCTTTTTAGGTATAGCCCTTGTGTTCATTTGCTATGGCATTATTCTCTTCCGCGGGGTTTCGATCGGGACAAAATGTAAAAGTCCGTTTGGGAGCTTACTTGCGTTTGGGATTGTCTTTTCAATTGCGATTCAAATTATTTTTAACGTAGGTGCCATTTCGGGTATGTTGCCGATAACCGGTGTCACGTTACCGCTTGTATCGTACGGTGGTACGTCTTTACTCGTTACATTGTTAAGTATTGCGATTTTAGCAAATATCCATCAAAACAATGAGCGACAAAAGCGTAAACAAGAGAATGATGAATCACTTAGTGCTTAA
- a CDS encoding polysaccharide biosynthesis protein, producing the protein MAGSKLMQGTKALTLATLISKMIGFLYIIPFAPLVGEQGLGLYTLGYQPYSIMIAVATMGVPVALSKYVSKYHALGDYDTAHRLFKSGIPLMLGTGLVAFLILFLSAPLLANIGYTPSENDQYHFDDVVFVIRLVSFALLIIPVMSLMRGYMQGFQQMVPTSVSQVLEQIVRIAFILIAAFLIMNFGSGNMPLAVGFATFAAFLGALGGLAVLIYYYRSQRTYILKKVEETKQSVEGRQRLPKMYKELISYALPLSFVGLSIPLFQMIDAYTIERAMNAAGLSQGKEFIGVLTNMAHKIVLIPMALATALSITLVPTITRAYVSGDQTVLQTYITQTYQVILFITIPASFGMFVLAEPIYYFLFGANESFVLGVETLRYYAPVTILFAVYAVTGSILQGMNRQKNAVLSLIIGLVLKLSLTYLFIVWFGPYGAIWTTYIGFGVALALNIYAIGRHAGFDYTIIFRRTILIAVFTTAMMIAVGLIWGGMRVWLGDDVSRIGVAVPLFISVGAGVIVYFYLGVRSHLAGKVLGDKFKLR; encoded by the coding sequence ATGGCTGGGTCAAAATTAATGCAAGGAACTAAAGCGCTAACCCTTGCAACGCTTATATCTAAAATGATTGGATTTCTTTATATTATACCTTTTGCTCCACTGGTAGGTGAACAAGGACTTGGACTCTATACACTTGGCTATCAGCCATATAGTATTATGATTGCGGTCGCTACAATGGGCGTACCAGTCGCTTTATCAAAATATGTTTCAAAATATCATGCGTTAGGCGATTATGATACGGCTCATCGCTTATTTAAATCAGGTATTCCGCTTATGTTAGGAACTGGCTTGGTTGCGTTTTTGATCTTATTTTTAAGCGCACCATTGCTTGCCAATATCGGATATACACCGAGTGAAAACGATCAATACCACTTTGATGATGTTGTATTTGTCATTCGACTTGTAAGCTTTGCGCTACTTATTATTCCAGTGATGTCGTTAATGAGAGGGTATATGCAGGGGTTTCAGCAAATGGTTCCGACTTCTGTTTCGCAAGTGCTGGAACAGATTGTTCGTATTGCCTTTATCTTAATAGCCGCTTTTCTTATTATGAATTTTGGTAGTGGCAATATGCCGCTAGCAGTTGGCTTTGCAACATTTGCTGCATTTTTAGGAGCACTTGGTGGACTAGCAGTTTTGATTTATTACTATCGAAGTCAACGAACGTACATCTTAAAGAAAGTGGAAGAGACGAAACAATCTGTTGAAGGTCGTCAACGGTTGCCTAAAATGTATAAAGAGCTCATTTCATATGCGCTTCCATTATCTTTTGTCGGTTTATCAATACCGCTTTTTCAAATGATTGATGCCTATACAATTGAGCGTGCGATGAACGCAGCAGGTCTTAGTCAAGGAAAGGAATTTATAGGTGTCCTAACAAACATGGCACATAAGATTGTGTTAATTCCGATGGCGCTTGCGACAGCTTTATCAATAACGCTCGTGCCAACGATTACAAGAGCGTATGTTTCTGGTGATCAAACAGTCTTACAAACGTATATAACCCAAACGTATCAAGTGATTTTATTTATTACGATTCCAGCATCATTTGGCATGTTTGTGCTAGCAGAGCCGATTTATTACTTCTTATTTGGTGCGAACGAAAGCTTTGTTCTCGGTGTGGAAACATTACGATACTATGCACCTGTTACGATTCTTTTTGCGGTTTATGCAGTAACTGGATCCATTTTACAAGGGATGAATCGTCAAAAAAATGCTGTGTTAAGCCTTATTATTGGTTTAGTATTAAAACTAAGTTTAACTTATTTATTTATTGTTTGGTTTGGTCCGTATGGTGCGATATGGACAACGTATATCGGATTTGGTGTCGCGCTTGCGTTAAACATTTATGCAATTGGTCGTCATGCAGGGTTTGATTACACGATTATCTTTAGAAGAACGATCCTCATTGCGGTATTTACAACAGCTATGATGATCGCTGTAGGGCTCATTTGGGGAGGCATGCGCGTCTGGTTAGGTGACGATGTAAGTCGAATTGGCGTAGCGGTTCCGCTCTTTATAAGTGTAGGTGCTGGTGTCATTGTCTACTTTTATTTAGGGGTTCGCTCCCATTTAGCAGGAAAAGTATTAGGGGATAAATTTAAGCTTAGATAG
- a CDS encoding SMP-30/gluconolactonase/LRE family protein has product MKTIEAKKVWDGRALLGEGPFWDEHEQRLLWVDIDGYKLHSYDPVRENLDTLPFAQHVTAVVKTDHGGFVLAMRDGLYRYVGDRLTPLFLLPDGGEAVRFNDAKCDPQGRLWAGTMAFNGKDNIGMLYLLDEDGTIHEKVKDLTISNGMAWDESKHLFYHNETTSNTTTIYRYEAGDTRNITAVGAVPITYSDYGGSPDGMTIDKEGMLWVALWGAGAVIRVKPTTGEVIETVTVPASHTTSCTFGGEDYQTLFITTAAKENEADSGGLFTAKVNVKGVRSHSYKSYD; this is encoded by the coding sequence ATGAAAACGATTGAAGCGAAAAAAGTTTGGGACGGTAGAGCCTTGTTAGGAGAAGGTCCTTTTTGGGATGAGCACGAGCAACGTTTGCTCTGGGTGGACATTGATGGTTACAAGCTACACAGTTATGACCCAGTCCGCGAAAATTTAGACACGTTACCTTTTGCGCAGCATGTAACAGCAGTTGTGAAAACGGACCATGGTGGTTTTGTGCTCGCTATGCGGGATGGACTATATCGGTACGTTGGAGATCGTTTAACGCCTCTTTTTCTCTTGCCTGATGGAGGGGAAGCGGTTCGTTTCAATGATGCCAAATGTGACCCGCAAGGTCGCTTATGGGCAGGGACGATGGCGTTTAATGGCAAAGATAACATCGGCATGTTATATCTACTTGATGAGGACGGAACCATCCATGAGAAAGTAAAAGACTTAACGATCTCAAATGGCATGGCTTGGGATGAGTCGAAGCATTTGTTTTATCATAATGAAACAACTTCAAACACAACCACCATTTATCGGTATGAAGCTGGGGATACGAGAAATATAACGGCAGTTGGAGCGGTTCCCATCACTTATAGCGATTATGGAGGAAGCCCAGATGGCATGACAATTGATAAAGAAGGGATGCTGTGGGTTGCTTTATGGGGAGCAGGAGCTGTTATTAGAGTTAAGCCGACAACCGGTGAAGTGATCGAAACCGTTACAGTACCGGCTTCTCATACAACATCGTGCACGTTTGGTGGCGAAGATTATCAGACCTTATTTATTACAACAGCAGCGAAAGAAAATGAAGCAGACAGCGGTGGATTGTTTACCGCTAAAGTAAATGTTAAAGGTGTGCGTTCCCACTCATACAAAAGCTATGACTAA
- a CDS encoding secondary thiamine-phosphate synthase enzyme YjbQ, which translates to MKTYMINTNAHSAMIDITEKVRSEIKDQGIQNGFVIVQSLHTTAGITVNENADPDVVTDFLRRLDEVYPWHQESDLHMEGNTAAHLKTSTVGPSQTILINEGDLVLGTWQGIYFCEFDGPRRNRSFAVKGVEG; encoded by the coding sequence ATGAAAACGTACATGATCAATACAAATGCGCACAGTGCAATGATTGATATTACCGAAAAGGTGAGATCCGAAATAAAAGATCAGGGAATTCAGAATGGATTTGTCATCGTCCAATCCCTCCATACGACGGCGGGTATTACAGTGAACGAAAATGCAGATCCTGATGTGGTAACAGATTTTTTAAGACGATTAGATGAAGTGTATCCGTGGCATCAAGAGAGCGATTTACATATGGAAGGGAATACAGCCGCTCATTTAAAAACGTCCACTGTAGGTCCATCTCAAACCATTTTAATAAATGAGGGTGACCTTGTGTTAGGAACATGGCAAGGGATTTATTTTTGTGAATTTGATGGACCGCGTCGCAATCGTTCATTTGCGGTAAAAGGAGTCGAAGGATGA
- a CDS encoding M20 family metallopeptidase, whose protein sequence is MLLEAKEKVTHVFEQMVMWRRHLHEHPELSFEEVETPLYIENQLRKLGISDITTGVGGRGIVARIKGAKPGKTIAFRADFDALPIEEENEVAYASKVPGKMHACGHDGHTAALLGFAAIMKEQVDQLAGTIVLIFQHAEELPPGGAREMVADGCLDGVDAIFGAHVSSHLPLGNMSCTPGAVMAAVDKFKIHIQGKGGHGAQPHTTLDSIVVGSQLVNELQTIVSRRIDPMAPAVVTVGVFQAGTAFNVIADTATIEGTVRTFDSDARQKVEKEMRSIVSGKEQSAHVSTEIDYLNGYPTLVNSEEESKIVRQLATETLGETSVIMAPPILGGEDFAYYLTEKPGAFFHVGGRTEDEYTQFPHHHPRFDFDERALRNITSLFLALANHYLVKR, encoded by the coding sequence ATGTTGTTGGAGGCGAAAGAAAAAGTTACGCACGTATTTGAACAAATGGTTATGTGGCGAAGACATTTACACGAACATCCAGAATTATCGTTTGAAGAAGTAGAAACGCCACTTTATATCGAAAATCAGTTAAGAAAATTAGGCATTTCAGATATCACGACTGGTGTAGGCGGCCGTGGTATTGTAGCAAGAATAAAAGGGGCGAAGCCGGGAAAGACGATTGCCTTCCGCGCTGATTTTGACGCCTTACCGATTGAAGAAGAAAATGAAGTGGCTTATGCCTCTAAAGTACCTGGAAAAATGCACGCATGTGGCCACGATGGACATACCGCCGCGTTACTCGGTTTCGCTGCGATTATGAAAGAGCAGGTTGATCAACTAGCCGGGACGATTGTGCTCATTTTTCAACATGCAGAAGAGTTGCCTCCTGGTGGCGCAAGAGAAATGGTAGCGGATGGTTGCTTGGACGGGGTCGATGCGATTTTTGGTGCCCATGTTTCAAGCCATCTTCCTTTAGGCAACATGAGCTGTACGCCTGGTGCAGTTATGGCTGCCGTCGATAAATTTAAGATCCATATCCAAGGAAAAGGGGGACACGGTGCGCAGCCACATACAACCCTTGATTCCATTGTGGTCGGAAGTCAGCTTGTGAATGAACTGCAAACGATTGTAAGTCGGAGAATTGATCCAATGGCACCAGCAGTTGTGACGGTTGGCGTGTTTCAAGCAGGAACCGCTTTTAACGTGATAGCGGATACGGCAACGATTGAAGGTACTGTTCGTACATTTGATTCTGATGCTCGACAAAAAGTGGAAAAGGAAATGCGATCGATTGTGAGTGGAAAAGAGCAAAGCGCTCATGTCTCCACTGAAATCGATTATTTGAACGGCTATCCAACCCTTGTAAATAGTGAAGAAGAAAGCAAGATTGTCCGTCAATTAGCTACTGAAACATTAGGTGAAACTAGTGTAATTATGGCTCCTCCTATTTTAGGTGGAGAAGATTTTGCCTATTATTTAACAGAAAAACCAGGCGCCTTTTTCCATGTAGGCGGGCGAACGGAGGATGAATATACCCAATTCCCTCATCACCATCCTCGATTTGATTTTGATGAGCGAGCGCTTAGAAACATTACGTCATTGTTTCTTGCACTAGCAAATCATTATCTCGTGAAACGTTAA
- a CDS encoding NAD(P)/FAD-dependent oxidoreductase: protein MYDVIIIGGGPSGLMAAVAAAENGAKVLLLDKGNKLGRKLAISGGGRCNVTNRMERKQLIEHIPGNGRFMHSPFSVFDNENIITFFENLGIQLKEEDRGRMFPVSDKAQTVVDTLLNRIRALNVDIRTNTEVSDMHFSEEGPHSVLLKDGTTIATKAIIIATGGKSVPHTGSNGSGYPWAKKAGHTITELYPTEVPITIDQPFITNKDLQGLSLREIELTVTAPNGKKIKTHEGDMIFTHFGISGPAALRCSQYVVKALKKYNAQWIPMSIQLFPGSSHEDLFQQLVALIKAEPKKALKTVLKGFAPERLLTFLYKDLDINEQEVCANTPHEALRKLAQTLTAFPLKANGTLSIEKAFVTGGGVSVKEIEPKTMQSRKTKGLYFCGEVLDIHGYTGGYNITCAFSTGYTAGSGAALNSK, encoded by the coding sequence ATGTACGATGTCATCATTATTGGTGGAGGTCCCTCCGGTTTAATGGCAGCTGTTGCGGCTGCTGAAAACGGAGCAAAAGTCCTTTTACTCGATAAAGGGAATAAATTAGGTCGAAAACTAGCCATTTCTGGTGGAGGACGCTGCAACGTCACCAACCGAATGGAACGGAAACAATTAATTGAGCACATCCCGGGAAACGGACGCTTCATGCATAGTCCTTTTTCGGTTTTTGATAATGAAAACATTATTACTTTCTTTGAAAACTTAGGGATTCAATTAAAGGAAGAAGATCGAGGACGCATGTTCCCTGTTAGCGATAAAGCTCAAACGGTTGTCGATACACTGCTCAATCGCATTCGTGCCTTAAACGTAGATATTCGTACGAACACCGAAGTAAGCGATATGCATTTTTCGGAAGAAGGTCCACATTCTGTTTTGTTGAAAGATGGAACAACGATTGCCACTAAAGCGATTATTATTGCGACTGGTGGAAAATCTGTCCCTCATACAGGGAGTAATGGAAGTGGGTATCCGTGGGCTAAAAAAGCTGGTCACACGATTACAGAGCTTTATCCAACCGAAGTTCCAATCACCATTGATCAACCGTTTATTACGAATAAAGATTTACAAGGCCTCTCGCTTCGGGAAATTGAACTAACGGTCACAGCGCCAAACGGCAAGAAAATCAAAACCCATGAAGGCGATATGATTTTCACACATTTTGGCATCTCAGGCCCCGCAGCCCTTCGTTGTAGCCAATATGTCGTCAAAGCATTAAAGAAATACAACGCGCAGTGGATACCGATGAGCATTCAGCTTTTTCCTGGCTCTTCCCATGAAGACCTGTTTCAACAACTCGTCGCACTAATAAAAGCTGAGCCAAAAAAAGCATTAAAAACGGTCTTAAAGGGTTTTGCTCCTGAACGCTTGCTCACGTTTCTTTATAAGGATCTAGACATTAACGAGCAAGAAGTATGTGCCAATACGCCTCACGAAGCACTACGAAAACTTGCACAAACCTTAACCGCTTTTCCTTTAAAAGCAAACGGAACTCTATCAATTGAAAAAGCATTTGTTACAGGTGGCGGCGTAAGCGTGAAAGAAATTGAGCCAAAAACGATGCAGTCTCGGAAAACAAAAGGGCTTTATTTCTGTGGGGAAGTACTTGATATCCATGGCTATACTGGTGGATATAACATTACATGTGCCTTTTCTACTGGCTATACAGCTGGTTCTGGAGCGGCATTGAATAGCAAATAA